A part of Cystobacter ferrugineus genomic DNA contains:
- a CDS encoding aldo/keto reductase, protein MASSSRAATCPSIVWATALHPYAKGVVVATKAGLVRTGPHEWHPVGAPKYLRQELELSLRRLKLERIGLYQLHRIDWVLALVGG, encoded by the coding sequence GTGGCATCTTCAAGCCGGGCGGCGACCTGCCCATCCATCGTCTGGGCTACGGCCCTGCACCCGTACGCCAAGGGCGTGGTGGTGGCGACCAAGGCGGGCCTGGTGCGCACGGGGCCCCATGAGTGGCACCCGGTGGGCGCGCCGAAGTACCTGCGCCAGGAGCTGGAGCTGTCGCTGCGCCGGTTGAAGCTGGAGCGCATCGGCCTGTACCAGTTGCACCGCATCGACTGGGTGCTCGCGCTCGTGGGGGGGTGA
- a CDS encoding RNA polymerase sigma factor yields the protein MSKPPAEVLPFLGWVSELAQTQVHALSRIARHEGLSAEDALDAIQEAFHTYLLLPHARSLSDEREDTRALLSVLVRNAARNMRRRHHRAMPHEDVDTARELAVPQPSVDELLVLAEDHVKLRGCVNKLNQVQRQVVTMRMLEEVNGAEVARELSLTPGHVAVLLHRAKAELQRCVMS from the coding sequence ATGAGCAAGCCTCCCGCAGAAGTCCTTCCCTTCCTCGGTTGGGTGTCCGAGCTCGCGCAGACGCAGGTACACGCCTTGTCGCGCATCGCTCGCCACGAGGGGTTGTCCGCCGAGGATGCGCTCGACGCCATCCAGGAGGCCTTCCACACCTACCTCCTGCTGCCCCACGCACGCTCCTTGTCGGACGAGCGCGAGGATACGCGGGCACTGCTTTCGGTGTTGGTGCGCAACGCGGCGCGCAACATGCGCCGGCGCCACCACCGCGCGATGCCCCACGAAGACGTGGACACGGCGCGGGAACTCGCCGTGCCGCAGCCCTCGGTGGACGAGTTGCTCGTGCTCGCCGAGGACCACGTGAAGCTTCGGGGCTGCGTGAACAAGCTCAACCAGGTGCAGCGTCAGGTGGTCACGATGCGCATGCTGGAGGAGGTCAACGGCGCGGAGGTGGCGCGCGAGCTCTCCCTCACGCCGGGTCACGTGGCGGTGCTGTTGCACCGGGCGAAGGCGGAGTTGCAGCGCTGCGTGATGTCCTGA
- a CDS encoding DUF417 family protein, with amino-acid sequence MRAFERVLTVAAGAERFGMTMSRLGLVTVLLWIGGLKAFPYEADGIVPFVANSPVMSFFYSAPPSEYRAHMNKEGERVEANRRWHEANGTYRFAWGLGSVIVLLGLLVAAHAWKPELGFIGSLLVAGMSLTTLSFLVTTPETWVPNLGDAQFGFPYLSARGRLVIKDAIMLGAALVTMTDSARVALAQRAPPIRPG; translated from the coding sequence ATGCGAGCATTCGAGCGGGTGTTGACGGTGGCCGCTGGGGCCGAGCGGTTCGGAATGACGATGTCGCGGCTGGGCCTGGTGACGGTCCTGCTGTGGATTGGAGGCCTGAAGGCCTTCCCCTACGAGGCGGACGGCATCGTGCCCTTCGTCGCCAACAGTCCGGTGATGAGCTTCTTCTATAGCGCTCCGCCGTCCGAGTACCGCGCCCACATGAACAAGGAAGGAGAGCGGGTGGAGGCCAACCGGCGCTGGCACGAGGCGAACGGCACCTACCGCTTCGCGTGGGGGCTCGGCTCGGTCATCGTCCTGCTCGGGCTCCTGGTGGCGGCCCATGCGTGGAAGCCCGAGCTGGGCTTCATCGGCAGCCTGCTCGTCGCGGGGATGTCACTCACCACCCTGTCCTTCCTGGTGACGACGCCCGAGACGTGGGTGCCGAACCTCGGTGACGCGCAGTTCGGTTTCCCCTACCTGAGCGCGCGTGGCCGCCTCGTCATCAAGGATGCCATCATGCTGGGGGCGGCGCTCGTCACCATGACGGACTCCGCGCGCGTCGCGCTTGCCCAGCGCGCCCCGCCCATCCGCCCCGGCTGA
- a CDS encoding class I SAM-dependent methyltransferase, which translates to MSLRDYDNISPTAKLVAEMRRHSDIPFAEEIATRMGSAELVREMLDGDAPAPELLSWMAPTIEARYKSLETALEASGVKQVVELGSGFAFRGDAMNRTTPLRYIETDLPEMHDTRLRLRNELRRDGVLPVQEHVIFAPLNAVAPGDGAVLEQNLVPGEPVAVIHEGLLQYFTRDEKRAVALLIAGLLKRHGGVWLTPDFELSDDGSRKRWTHPHFARIFSLIAGSTQRDLRDAAFTSVDEVKDFFSKLGFRVTPRAQIDGTFALSSAERVGTTPEQLDLLRRSRILWELRLD; encoded by the coding sequence ATGAGCCTCCGCGATTACGACAACATCAGCCCCACGGCCAAGCTGGTCGCCGAGATGCGGCGCCATTCCGACATTCCCTTCGCCGAGGAAATCGCCACGCGCATGGGTTCCGCGGAACTGGTGCGGGAGATGCTGGACGGAGACGCCCCCGCTCCCGAGCTGCTGAGCTGGATGGCCCCGACGATCGAAGCCCGTTACAAGAGCCTGGAGACGGCCCTCGAGGCGTCTGGCGTCAAGCAGGTCGTGGAGCTGGGAAGCGGCTTCGCGTTCCGTGGCGACGCCATGAACCGCACCACGCCCCTGCGCTATATCGAAACAGACCTCCCCGAGATGCACGACACCCGGCTGCGCCTGCGCAACGAGTTGCGGCGGGACGGGGTGCTCCCAGTCCAGGAGCACGTGATCTTCGCGCCCTTGAACGCGGTGGCGCCCGGCGACGGCGCCGTCCTGGAGCAGAACCTCGTCCCGGGCGAACCGGTGGCCGTGATTCACGAAGGGCTGTTGCAATACTTCACCCGGGACGAGAAGCGGGCGGTGGCCCTGCTGATCGCCGGGCTCCTGAAGCGCCACGGCGGAGTCTGGCTGACCCCGGACTTCGAGCTGAGCGACGACGGCTCACGAAAGCGCTGGACCCATCCCCACTTCGCACGAATCTTCTCGTTGATCGCGGGCTCCACCCAACGCGACCTGCGCGATGCTGCTTTCACCAGCGTGGACGAGGTGAAGGACTTTTTCTCGAAGCTGGGCTTCCGCGTCACGCCCCGTGCGCAGATCGACGGCACCTTCGCACTCTCCTCCGCGGAGCGCGTGGGCACGACCCCGGAGCAACTCGATCTCCTGCGCCGGAGCCGCATCCTCTGGGAGCTGCGTCTGGACTGA
- a CDS encoding glycosyltransferase: MKITVLVLGTRGDVQPFIALAIALQRRGHEVRVATSRGFADMVAHSGVRHVPVSADYEEWFQSEEGIRWMAGSDNTARFMRMLAGEGVGIDSRLKPRMHRELLAACEGADAIVANLVIEDSAACIAEKLQVPFIPGYTMPMLPTSEFPSPFLSAHKLPLRAMNRLTHSLLETFYWQGQKRLINAWRAELGLPPTAISMREKLWRTGAPILHCYSSHLVPRPSDWSAANVITGPWTMPADVGVNAGGVPSPELIRWLDEGPPPIYLGYWRLPLMDKAGMLRLAIEVANTLGVRFAIGASWSAEEIAALRVPESIFITRSVDHDWLFARCSATVHHGGAGTTAATLRAGLPTVICSICNDQPFWGNRVTALGVGYSMPFKQLTAARLTQALRHIQDGAVRARANRLGEQMRREDGTATAVRIIEERLPGAPLLS; the protein is encoded by the coding sequence ATGAAGATCACCGTGTTGGTCCTGGGGACTCGTGGGGACGTGCAGCCCTTCATCGCGCTGGCGATCGCCTTGCAGCGCCGCGGTCACGAGGTCCGTGTCGCCACGTCCCGAGGCTTCGCCGACATGGTCGCGCACAGCGGTGTCCGGCATGTTCCCGTCTCGGCGGATTACGAGGAATGGTTCCAGTCGGAGGAGGGCATCCGGTGGATGGCCGGCTCCGACAACACGGCCAGATTCATGCGGATGCTGGCCGGGGAAGGGGTGGGGATCGATAGCCGGCTCAAGCCTCGAATGCACCGCGAGCTCCTGGCCGCTTGCGAGGGGGCCGACGCCATCGTCGCGAACCTGGTGATCGAGGACAGCGCCGCCTGCATCGCGGAGAAGCTCCAGGTGCCCTTCATCCCCGGGTACACCATGCCGATGCTGCCGACGTCGGAGTTCCCCAGCCCGTTCCTCTCCGCGCACAAGCTGCCGCTGCGCGCGATGAATCGGCTCACGCACTCCCTGCTCGAGACGTTCTACTGGCAGGGGCAGAAGCGCCTCATCAACGCCTGGCGCGCGGAGCTCGGACTGCCGCCAACGGCCATCTCGATGCGGGAGAAGCTGTGGCGCACCGGAGCGCCGATCCTGCATTGTTACAGCAGTCATCTCGTCCCGCGTCCGTCCGATTGGAGCGCCGCGAATGTCATCACCGGCCCCTGGACGATGCCCGCGGACGTTGGCGTCAACGCGGGCGGCGTTCCGTCGCCGGAGCTCATCCGCTGGCTGGACGAGGGGCCACCGCCCATCTACCTGGGTTACTGGCGGCTGCCCTTGATGGACAAGGCCGGGATGTTGCGTCTGGCGATCGAGGTCGCGAACACGCTGGGAGTCCGCTTCGCCATCGGAGCGAGCTGGAGCGCGGAGGAGATCGCGGCGCTCCGGGTGCCCGAGAGCATCTTCATCACGCGCTCCGTGGATCACGATTGGTTGTTCGCGCGCTGCAGCGCGACCGTCCACCACGGCGGCGCGGGCACCACCGCGGCCACGCTGCGTGCCGGGCTGCCGACGGTCATCTGCTCGATCTGCAATGATCAGCCCTTCTGGGGAAACCGGGTGACGGCGCTTGGTGTGGGCTACAGCATGCCGTTCAAGCAGCTCACCGCGGCGCGGCTCACCCAGGCGCTGCGCCACATCCAGGACGGCGCGGTGCGCGCCCGAGCGAACAGGCTGGGAGAGCAGATGCGGCGGGAAGATGGCACCGCCACGGCGGTCCGCATCATCGAGGAGCGCCTGCCGGGCGCCCCTCTGCTTTCTTGA
- a CDS encoding terpene synthase family protein: protein MIHTQRAAIEFNFPFPRDLSPDIEQAQRHSLEWARQMGLATTDTAHRFLEKWNWGRLTGHCLPTARGANLDLATDWMTWGFLYDDQFAGPLGNQPDRVARITENMMGVLYGTSAAPREDACARGITDILQRLSSKMSPAWMARFRDDLKWFFIGVLRMTTFRNRLSQIDTRTAFEIRRLDISMDAVIDLIEVAEGFEVPEVLFGTTQIQTLRQCVIDIVIIQNDVFSLPKDRHQQEVNVILAMERSENLTTAQALARVSSLLDETVQQFLSVKAGMPALYEVLGLGATDRARMDRYIHCLELMIHGCVYSHAECVRYSTSSEHTQPIAGRGFIQDLHLDAGIEPGQALVRTTQG, encoded by the coding sequence ATGATTCACACCCAGCGTGCCGCGATCGAATTCAACTTTCCGTTCCCTCGCGACCTCAGCCCCGACATCGAACAGGCCCAACGTCACAGCCTCGAATGGGCCCGCCAGATGGGATTGGCCACCACCGACACCGCGCACCGGTTCCTGGAGAAGTGGAACTGGGGACGTCTCACCGGTCATTGTCTGCCCACCGCGCGCGGTGCCAACCTGGACCTGGCCACGGATTGGATGACCTGGGGGTTCCTCTACGATGACCAGTTCGCCGGCCCCCTCGGCAACCAGCCGGATCGGGTGGCTCGAATCACCGAGAACATGATGGGTGTTCTCTACGGCACGTCCGCGGCCCCGAGGGAAGACGCCTGCGCGCGGGGCATCACGGACATCCTCCAGCGGCTCTCCTCGAAGATGTCCCCGGCCTGGATGGCCCGCTTCCGCGACGATCTGAAGTGGTTCTTCATCGGGGTGCTGCGGATGACCACCTTCCGCAACCGCCTCAGCCAGATCGACACGCGGACCGCGTTCGAGATCCGTCGCCTCGACATCAGCATGGACGCCGTGATCGATCTCATCGAGGTCGCGGAGGGTTTCGAGGTGCCCGAGGTGCTCTTTGGCACCACCCAGATCCAGACCCTGCGCCAGTGCGTCATCGACATCGTCATCATCCAGAACGATGTCTTCTCCCTGCCCAAGGATAGGCATCAGCAGGAAGTCAATGTCATCCTCGCCATGGAACGCTCGGAGAACCTCACCACCGCCCAGGCCCTGGCGCGGGTCTCCTCCCTGCTCGACGAGACGGTCCAGCAGTTCCTCTCCGTCAAGGCCGGAATGCCCGCCCTCTACGAGGTCCTCGGGCTCGGTGCCACCGACCGTGCCCGCATGGACCGGTACATCCACTGTCTCGAGCTGATGATCCACGGCTGCGTCTATTCACATGCCGAGTGTGTTCGTTACTCCACCAGCTCCGAGCACACCCAGCCCATCGCGGGCCGAGGCTTCATCCAGGACCTGCACCTGGACGCGGGAATCGAGCCGGGGCAAGCGCTCGTCCGGACGACCCAGGGCTGA